The Sesamum indicum cultivar Zhongzhi No. 13 linkage group LG2, S_indicum_v1.0, whole genome shotgun sequence genome contains a region encoding:
- the LOC105156555 gene encoding SNF1-related protein kinase regulatory subunit gamma-1-like produces MASAQESESSKDLESCDAYFKMVQSRKKLSQSLQDSLTASFAKIPVSSFPQVPGGKVIEIQADTLISDAIKILSDSNILSAPVVDPASRDSNDWRKRYLGIVDYSAIILWVLQNAEIAAAALSATSAAAAGVGTGAAGALGALAFGAAGPIAAAGLAAAAVGAAVAGGVAADRVVGQDLPRAADKLGEDFYKALLHEEPFKSATVRSILKSYRWAPFIPVAADSSMLSVMLLLSKYRLRNVPVIETGKSSIKNFITQSAVIQGLQGCKGRDWFDCIAAHPISELGLPFMSPDQVVSVRDNELILEAFKKMKEKEIGGLPVLEGSTRKILGNISIRDIRILLLKPELFRIFGELTVKDFICTIASATNDPGKTITPITCKPNSTLGNVIDTLASRAVHRIYVVVGEENEVLGVITLRDVISCFINEPPNFFNQYFGFAAQEILGP; encoded by the exons ATGGCGTCGGCACAAGAATCAGAGAGCAGCAAGGATCTTGAAAGCTGTGATGCTTACTTTAAGATGGTCCAAAGCAGGAAGAAGCTAAGCCAGTCGTTGCAGGACTCTCTGACAGCTTCATTTGCAAAAATTCCGGTTTCATCCTTCCCACAAGTCCCTGGAGGCAAAG TAATTGAGATTCAAGCAGACACATTGATTAGTGATGCCATCAAAATCTTATCAGATTCCAACATTCTGTCAGCTCCAGTGGTCGACCCTGCTTCCAGAGACAGCAATGATTGGAGAAAAAGATACTTGGGTATCGTTGATTACTCTGCTATAATTCTTTGGGTGCTGCAGAATGCAGAAATTGCGGCAGCTGCTTTATCTGCCACTTcggctgctgctgctggtgTTGGCACGGGTGCTGCTGGTGCTCTTGGTGCACTAGCGTTTGGGGCAGCAGGCCCTATTGCAGCTGCTGGACTTGCTGCAGCTGCAGTTGGGGCAGCTGTAGCCGGGGGTGTGGCTGCAGATAGAGTAGTGGGACAGGATTTACCCAGGGCAGCAGATAAGCTAGGCGAAGATTTTTACAAGGCTTTGCTTCATGAGGAGCCTTTTAAGTCCGCAACG GTGAGATCAATCCTAAAATCCTATCGATGGGCACCTTTTATTCCAGTTGCTGCAGATAGTTCAATGTTGAGTGTCATGCTGCTGCTTTCAAAGTATAGGCTGCGGAATGTACCTGTGATTGAGACAGGGAAATCATCCATAAAAAACTTTATAACTCAATCTGCAGTTATACAGGGTCTCCAGGGATGCAAAGGGAGGGACTGGTTTGATTGCATCGCTGCACATCCTATATCAGAGCTGGGACTTCCTTTCATGTCTCCGGATCAG GTTGTAAGTGTTCGAGACAATGAACTGATTCTGGAAgcattcaagaaaatgaaggaaaaagaaattggaggCCTACCGGTGCTCGAGGGATCAACAAGGAAAATTCTTGGCAACATAAGCATAAGagatattagaattttattgcTCAAGCCTGAACTCTTCAGGATTTTCGG GGAGCTTACTGTGAAGGATTTCATCTGTACTATTGCTTCAGCCACCAATGATCCTGGGAAGACTATTACGCCAATAACGTGCAAGCCCAACTCGACTCTTGGAAACGTGATAGACACACTCGCTTCCAGGGCAGTTCATAGGATCTATGTGGTTGTAGGGGAGGAGAATGAAGTTCTCGGTGTAATAACACTGAGAGATGTAATCTCCTGTTTCATCAATGAGCCGCcaaatttctttaatcaatACTTCGGCTTTGCTGCACAGGAAATATTGGGTCCGTGA
- the LOC105156554 gene encoding probable serine/threonine-protein kinase PBL3: MGNCFGSSARIDATLTNPSEASKFPSKTRNSTAPSNISIPSYSVKSNAESLPTPRSEAEILSSPNVKAFSFNELKSATRNFRPDSLLGEGGFGYVFKGWIDEHTLTAAKPGSGLVIAVKKLKPEGFQGHKEWLTEVNYLGQLRHPNLVKLIGYCFEGDNRLLVYEFMPKGSLENHLFRRGPQPLTWATRIKVAIGAARGLSFLHEAEEQVIYRDFKASNILLDGEFNAKLSDFGLAKAGPTGDRTHVSTQVLGTQGYAAPEYVATGRLTTKSDVYSFGVVMLELLSGRRAVDETKVGVEQKLVEWARPYMGDKRKLFRIMDTKLEGQYPQKAAYTAATVAVMCLSHEAKLRPRMAEVLATLEQLQAPNTTTQLKPENRAALGHVYMSPIKQHSPLSMTPLASPLQAQRRSSSVR; this comes from the exons ATGGGAAACTGCTTTGGTTCATCGGCAAGAATTGATGCAACTCTCACCAACCCATCTG AAGCTTCGAAATTTCCTAGCAAAACCAGAAATTCCACTGCTCCTTCCAACATAAGCATTCCTTCGTACAGTGTCAAAAGCAATGCTGAAAGTCTTCCAACTCCAAGATCGGAAGCTGAAATTCTATCGTCTCCGAATGTTAAGGCCTTCTCATTTAATGAGTTAAAGAGCGCGACCAGAAACTTTCGACCTGACAGTCTTCTCGGTGAAGGAGGATTTGGCTATGTTTTTAAAGGATGGATTGATGAGCACACTCTTACTGCTGCAAAGCCTGGATCTGGATTGGTCATTGCGGTCAAGAAGTTGAAGCCTGAGGGTTTCCAGGGCCACAAGGAGTGGTTG ACAGAAGTTAATTATCTGGGGCAACTTCGTCATCCAAACTTAGTTAAACTTATTGGGTACTGTTTTGAGGGTGATAATCGGCTTTTGGTATATGAATTCATGCCAAAAGGAAGCCTGGAGAATCATTTATTCAGAA GAGGGCCTCAACCCCTCACTTGGGCTACGAGGATCAAGGTTGCAATAGGTGCTGCCAGAGGCCTTTCTTTCTTGCATGAGGCGGAGGAACAAGTGATATACAGAGATTTTAAGGCATCTAACATTCTTCTCGATGGG GAATTCAATGCCAAGTTGTCCGACTTTGGTTTGGCCAAAGCTGGCCCAACTGGCGATCGGACTCATGTTTCAACTCAAGTTTTGGGTACACAAGGATATGCTGCGCCAGAATATGTCGCCACAG GTCGATTAACAACCAAAAGCGATGTGTACAGTTTTGGGGTTGTTATGCTTGAACTGCTATCTGGACGACGGGCTGTTGATGAAACAAAAGTAGGGGTCGAGCAAAAGCTAGTTGAGTGGGCAAGACCATATATGGGCGACAAGAGAAAGTTGTTCCGGATTATGGACACCAAACTGGAGGGGCAATACCCTCAGAAAGCAGCATATACTGCCGCTACTGTTGCTGTGATGTGCCTAAGCCACGAGGCAAAACTCAGGCCTCGCATGGCGGAGGTTTTAGCCACACTCGAACAGCTCCAAGCTCCAAACACTACCACCCAATTGAAGCCAGAAAATCGTGCTGCTCTCGGTCATGTATATATGTCTCCAATAAAACAACATTCACCTCTGAGTATGACGCCGCTGGCTTCCCCATTGCAAGCACAGCGAAGATCTTCAAGTGTAAGATGA
- the LOC105156761 gene encoding E3 ubiquitin-protein ligase RNF126-like translates to MQDFRTCVEQLFLDTKQLQQKSFTSQDPTLPASDELQINFMFSCQPVFLEWISVPDSPQPEFLRRVDQPSTEKLIRINLQQLLTARRTIRRKLKCLPVRASVRRELSEFAVNKAWDVVESTPVEHNTVYLHFRMLMIHKHVFDESHATNSMEEDEEYLVPAVESSIESLESKRLTEAGTCSICLEDLVCGGEGVLMPCSHIFHGDCIKKWLRTSHYCPICRFEMPTS, encoded by the coding sequence ATGCAAGATTTCAGAACCTGCGTCGAGCAGTTGTTCCTAGATACCAAACAACTGCAACAAAAATCATTCACATCCCAAGATCCGACCCTCCCCGCCTCTGACGAACTCCAGATCAACTTCATGTTTTCCTGCCAACCCGTTTTCTTAGAATGGATTTCAGTCCCAGATTCTCCCCAGCCTGAGTTTCTGAGAAGGGTCGACCAGCCGTCTACCGAGAAACTCATCCGGATCAATTTACAGCAGTTGTTAACAGCGCGCAGAACCATCAGAAGAAAACTCAAATGCTTGCCTGTCAGGGCCAGCGTGCGCCGGGAGTTGTCCGAGTTCGCTGTGAACAAAGCGTGGGACGTCGTTGAATCCACGCCCGTGGAGCATAACACGGTATATCTTCATTTCAGAATGCTCATGATTCACAAGCACGTTTTCGACGAGAGCCATGCCACCAATTCGATGGAAGAGGATGAGGAGTATTTGGTTCCTGCTGTGGAGTCGTCGATCGAGTCCTTGGAGAGCAAGAGATTGACGGAGGCTGGAACTTGCTCTATTTGCTTGGAAGATCTCGTGTGCGGCGGTGAAGGTGTGTTGATGCCTTGTTCGCATATTTTTCATGGGGATTGCATCAAGAAGTGGCTGAGGACTAGTCATTATTGCCCTATTTGTCGGTTTGAAATGCCCACGAGTTAA
- the LOC105156762 gene encoding E3 ubiquitin-protein ligase RNF43-like, with the protein MEDVHSVSSRITLEAETPLTIREQPPYSHPLFLIDLKLSCNAYFSDWVITSYSAEPQFLDEVQHPRIESFIHLSLRQFLWHERAREIIDMELINWPVWGVERRELLDFVLEQTRRAVISTPPGHNLLHMDFRVSVSHKRIYNETVIDQILQQSMEEDTDFMIPAADSSIASLERKKITEPGTSCSICMEEFEEGCDGVCMPCSHVFHGDCINKWLTTSHYCPLCRFEMPVCS; encoded by the coding sequence ATGGAAGATGTACATTCCGTCTCCTCACGCATTACGCTAGAAGCCGAAACTCCATTGACAATTCGCGAGCAGCCCCCCTACTCCCATCCTCTATTCTTGATCGATCTTAAACTCTCTTGCAACGCTTACTTCTCCGATTGGGTCATAACTTCATATTCTGCAGAGCCTCAGTTTCTGGATGAGGTTCAGCATCCCCGAATTGAGTCCTTCATCCACCTCAGTCTCCGACAGTTCTTGTGGCACGAACGAGCACGCGAAATCATCGACATGGAGCTCATAAACTGGCCTGTCTGGGGCGTGGAGCGCCGAGAATTGCTTGATTTCGTGCTGGAGCAAACTCGACGTGCTGTTATTTCCACGCCGCCGGGGCACAACCTTCTACACATGGACTTCCGTGTCTCTGTGAGTCACAAGCGCATTTACAACGAAACAGTCATTGATCAGATTCTCCAACAATCGATGGAAGAAGATACGGATTTTATGATTCCGGCAGCCGACTCGTCGATAGCTTCACTGGAGAGAAAGAAGATAACCGAACCTGGAACTTCTTGCTCTATTTGCATGGAAGAGTTTGAGGAGGGTTGTGATGGAGTTTGCATGCCCTGTTCACATGTTTTTCATGGAGATTGCATCAACAAGTGGCTGACCACCAGCCATTACTGCCCCCTCTGTCGGTTCGAGATGCCGGTGTGCTCATAG
- the LOC105156552 gene encoding transcription factor MYB88-like isoform X2, producing MKKMENNSSNTDANHGKVLKQKERHIVSWSQEEDDILREQIRLHGTENWAIIASKFKDKTTRQCRRRWFTYLNSDFKRGGWSPEEDMLLCEAQKIFGNRWTEIAKVVPGRTDNAVKNRFTTLCKKRAKREALAKENSSTSYINLNNKRVISRNGLNADGGSESAGPLKKIITNVSSTMENFRQGEKLAATNNKTQKTFLEKDDPKLLALMQQAELLSSLAVKVNTEKTDQSLENAWMVLQDFLKQNNENDLLTTRNSDSDFQLEKFKELVEDLRSSNQGSRSCWREHDVYESSPASSEYSSGSTLISNAAGDKTEECEAEVCVLHKETGHELLSDQLDQNCASENNGICHTASTNEVENMLTCNDVKADNEAVCAYSNTGFSSPLHVTPLFRALAAAIPSPKFSESEKHFLMKTLGMESTSPSPISNPSQPPPCKRSLLHCL from the exons ATGAAGAAGATGGAAAATAATAGCAGCAATACTGATGCAAATCATGGAAAAGTGCTGAAGCAGAAGGAAAGGCATATAGTTTCTTGGTCTCAGGAG GAGGATGATATTCTGCGAGAGCAGATACGGTTACATGGGACTGAGAA TTGGGCAATTATTGCATCAAAGTTCAAGGATAAAACGACAAGACAGTGTCGGAGAAG ATGGTTCACTTATTTGAATTCTGATTTCAAGAGAGGAGGATGGTCACCTGAAGAAGACATGCTCTTATGTGAG GCACAGAAGATCTTTGGAAACAGATGGACTGAGATTGCAAAGGTGGTTCCAGGCag AACTGATAATGCTGTGAAGAATCGGTTTACCACTCTGTGCAAGAAAAGGGCAAAGAGGGAAGCCTTAGCTAAAGAAAACAGCAGCACTTCTTACATCAACTTAAACAACAAAAGGGTTATATCTCGTAACGGGCTCAACGCGGATGGAGGATCCGAAAGTGCTGGACCTCTTAAAAAGATAAT AACCAATGTCTCAAGTACCATGGAAAATTTCAGACAAGGAGAAAAATTAGCAG CTACAAATAACAAAACTCAGAAAACATTTCTTGAAAAGGATGATCCAAAGCTGCTTGCATTGATGCAGCAAGCAGAATTGCTCAGCTCACTAGCAGTCAAAGTTAACACAGAGAAGACAGATCAGAGTCTTGAAAATGCCTGGATG GTCCTTCAAGATTTCCTGAAACAAAACAATGAAAACGATTTGCTCACAACCAGAAATTCAGATAGTGATTTTCAACTAGAGAAGTTCAAAGAGTTAGTGGAGGATCTAAGAAGTTCTAATCAAGGCAGTAGATCATGTTGGAG GGAGCATGATGTATATGAGTCATCCCCAGCCAGCTCTGAATACAGTTCGGGATCAACTCTAATCTCTAACGCGGCAGGTGATAAAACAGAAGAATGTGAAGCTGAGGTCTGTGTGTTGCATAAGGAAACTGGACATGAATTGCTATCGGATCAATTAGATCAAAATTGTGCTTCTGAGAACAATGGAATATGCCATACTGCAAGCACAAATGAAG TGGAGAACATGTTGACATGCAATGATGTAAAAGCTGACAATGAAGCAGTATGTGCATATTCTAACACAGGATTCAGTTCCCCTCTTCATGTGACACCGTTATTCAGAGCATTGGCAGCAGCAATTCCCAGcccaaaattttcagaaagt GAAAAGCACTTCTTAATGAAAACACTAGGAATGGAGTCAACTTCCCCAAGCCCAATCTCCAATCCCTCCCAACCTCCACCCTGCAAGAGGTCTCTTCTCCATTGTCTATGA
- the LOC105156553 gene encoding UDP-galactose/UDP-glucose transporter 3-like has product MESHGAGLRRVFLLAFCVAGIWAAYIYQGVLQETVSTKRFGPDKKRFEHLAFLNLAQNVVCLMWSFLMIKIWSNSGNGGAPWWSYWSASITNTIGPAMGIEALKYISYPAQVLAKSSKMIPVMLMGTLVYGIKYTFPEYVCTLLVAGGISTFALSKSSSKTISKLAHPNAPIGYSLCFLNLAFDGFTNATQDSITARYPKTNAWNIMLGMNLWGTIYNMIFMFGWPGAIGYDAIRFCKQHPEAAWDIFLYCLCGAVGQNFIFLTISRFGSLTNTTITTTRKFVSIVVSSLLSGNPLSEKQWGSVVMVFTGLSYQIYLKWKKLQRMQKKRKST; this is encoded by the exons ATGGAGTCTCACGGTGCCGGACTCCGCCGCGTCTTTCTCCTGGCTTTTTGTGTCGCTGGGATTTGGGCGGCTTACATTTATCAAGGCGTTCTTCAGGAGACTGT GTCGACAAAGAGATTTGGTCCTGATAAGAAGAGGTTTGAGCACTTGGCGTTCTTGAACTTAGCACAAAATGTAGTATGTTTAATGTGGTCTTTTTTGA TGATAAAGATTTGGTCAAATTCTGGTAACGGCGGTGCTCCATGGTGGAGTTACTGGAGTGCTAGCATTACAAACACCATTGGCCCGGCTATGGGGATTGAAGCACTGAAGTACATTAGTTATCCTGCTCAG GTGCTGGCAAAGTCCTCAAAAATGATTCCAG TGATGCTGATGGGAACACTAGTTTATGGGATTAAATATACCTTCCCTGAGTATGTTTGCACATTGCTTGTCGCTGGAGGTATATCCACTTTTGCACTATCAAAG AGTAGCTCGAAGACAATAAGCAAACTAGCACACCCAAATGCTCCAATTGGATACAGTCTTTGTTTTCTGAACCTTGCTTTTGATGGATTCACCAATGCTACTCAGGATTCAATAACGGCCAG GTATCCGAAGACAAATGCATGGAACATAATGCTTGGGATGAACTTATGGGGTACCATTTACAACATGATATTCATGTTTGGCTGGCCAGGTGCTATCGGATATGATGCAATTCGATTCTGCAAGCAACATCCAGAGGCAGCATGGGACATTTTTCTTTACTGTCTTTGTGGAGCAGTCGGCCagaattttatctttttaactATTAGTCGGTTTGGATCCTTGACTAACACAACTATTACCACAACACGAAAATTTGTGAGCATAGTGGTGTCTTCACTGTTGAGTGGAAATCCTCTCTCGGAGAAACAATGGGGAAGCGTAGTCATGGTCTTCACCGGATTgtcataccaaatttacctAAAATGGAAGAAGTTGCAAAGAATGCAGAAGAAGCGGAAGTCCACATGA
- the LOC105156552 gene encoding transcription factor MYB124-like isoform X1, translated as MKKMENNSSNTDANHGKVLKQKERHIVSWSQEEDDILREQIRLHGTENWAIIASKFKDKTTRQCRRRWFTYLNSDFKRGGWSPEEDMLLCEAQKIFGNRWTEIAKVVPGRTDNAVKNRFTTLCKKRAKREALAKENSSTSYINLNNKRVISRNGLNADGGSESAGPLKKIITNVSSTMENFRQGEKLAGEYGVSDHLLRPPFTVLAQRVHSCEVNFHTQLHPNNIKEASSDGSTNNKTQKTFLEKDDPKLLALMQQAELLSSLAVKVNTEKTDQSLENAWMVLQDFLKQNNENDLLTTRNSDSDFQLEKFKELVEDLRSSNQGSRSCWREHDVYESSPASSEYSSGSTLISNAAGDKTEECEAEVCVLHKETGHELLSDQLDQNCASENNGICHTASTNEVENMLTCNDVKADNEAVCAYSNTGFSSPLHVTPLFRALAAAIPSPKFSESEKHFLMKTLGMESTSPSPISNPSQPPPCKRSLLHCL; from the exons ATGAAGAAGATGGAAAATAATAGCAGCAATACTGATGCAAATCATGGAAAAGTGCTGAAGCAGAAGGAAAGGCATATAGTTTCTTGGTCTCAGGAG GAGGATGATATTCTGCGAGAGCAGATACGGTTACATGGGACTGAGAA TTGGGCAATTATTGCATCAAAGTTCAAGGATAAAACGACAAGACAGTGTCGGAGAAG ATGGTTCACTTATTTGAATTCTGATTTCAAGAGAGGAGGATGGTCACCTGAAGAAGACATGCTCTTATGTGAG GCACAGAAGATCTTTGGAAACAGATGGACTGAGATTGCAAAGGTGGTTCCAGGCag AACTGATAATGCTGTGAAGAATCGGTTTACCACTCTGTGCAAGAAAAGGGCAAAGAGGGAAGCCTTAGCTAAAGAAAACAGCAGCACTTCTTACATCAACTTAAACAACAAAAGGGTTATATCTCGTAACGGGCTCAACGCGGATGGAGGATCCGAAAGTGCTGGACCTCTTAAAAAGATAAT AACCAATGTCTCAAGTACCATGGAAAATTTCAGACAAGGAGAAAAATTAGCAGGCGAGTATGGTGTTTCAGATCATCTACTTAGACCTCCATTTACAGTTCTAGCTCAAAGAGTCCACAGTTGTGAGGTTAACTTCCACACTCAGCTCCATCCCAACAATATAAAGGAGGCATCAAGTGATGGAT CTACAAATAACAAAACTCAGAAAACATTTCTTGAAAAGGATGATCCAAAGCTGCTTGCATTGATGCAGCAAGCAGAATTGCTCAGCTCACTAGCAGTCAAAGTTAACACAGAGAAGACAGATCAGAGTCTTGAAAATGCCTGGATG GTCCTTCAAGATTTCCTGAAACAAAACAATGAAAACGATTTGCTCACAACCAGAAATTCAGATAGTGATTTTCAACTAGAGAAGTTCAAAGAGTTAGTGGAGGATCTAAGAAGTTCTAATCAAGGCAGTAGATCATGTTGGAG GGAGCATGATGTATATGAGTCATCCCCAGCCAGCTCTGAATACAGTTCGGGATCAACTCTAATCTCTAACGCGGCAGGTGATAAAACAGAAGAATGTGAAGCTGAGGTCTGTGTGTTGCATAAGGAAACTGGACATGAATTGCTATCGGATCAATTAGATCAAAATTGTGCTTCTGAGAACAATGGAATATGCCATACTGCAAGCACAAATGAAG TGGAGAACATGTTGACATGCAATGATGTAAAAGCTGACAATGAAGCAGTATGTGCATATTCTAACACAGGATTCAGTTCCCCTCTTCATGTGACACCGTTATTCAGAGCATTGGCAGCAGCAATTCCCAGcccaaaattttcagaaagt GAAAAGCACTTCTTAATGAAAACACTAGGAATGGAGTCAACTTCCCCAAGCCCAATCTCCAATCCCTCCCAACCTCCACCCTGCAAGAGGTCTCTTCTCCATTGTCTATGA